A single Thiohalobacter thiocyanaticus DNA region contains:
- a CDS encoding TlpA family protein disulfide reductase produces MLARLLLSIALLAFAPAAPADLGHDLTRLPEPVPAPDFALEDMDGEIHRLSDLRGRVVMVNFWATWCPPCREEMPSMEAVYQGLKDEGFQVLAVNQWESPDQVFPYMGQLDVYPSFPVLFDRDSSVAEAYGVKGLPTTVLIDPQGRVVYRAVGGRNFNHAEVRALIRGLMEHEE; encoded by the coding sequence ATGCTGGCGCGCCTGCTGCTGAGCATCGCCTTGCTGGCCTTTGCGCCGGCGGCGCCGGCCGATCTGGGGCATGACCTGACCCGATTGCCGGAACCGGTCCCGGCGCCGGATTTCGCGCTGGAGGATATGGACGGCGAGATTCACCGGCTGTCGGACCTGCGCGGCCGGGTGGTGATGGTCAACTTCTGGGCCACCTGGTGTCCGCCCTGCCGCGAGGAGATGCCCTCGATGGAGGCGGTCTACCAGGGGCTGAAGGACGAAGGCTTCCAGGTGCTGGCGGTGAACCAGTGGGAGTCGCCCGATCAGGTCTTCCCCTACATGGGCCAACTCGACGTCTATCCCAGCTTCCCCGTCCTGTTCGACCGTGACAGCAGCGTGGCCGAGGCCTACGGGGTGAAGGGACTGCCCACCACCGTGCTGATCGATCCGCAGGGGCGGGTGGTCTATCGCGCCGTCGGCGGCCGCAATTTCAATCACGCCGAGGTGCGGGCGCTGATCCGGGGGTTGATGGAGCATGAGGAGTGA
- the proV gene encoding glycine betaine/L-proline ABC transporter ATP-binding protein ProV produces MPVNGNGEGKDKLVVENLYKIFGPDPDEAMRLLEQGLSKDEIFERTRTTVGVQNANFAIRDGEVFVVMGLSGSGKSTLVRMLNRLIEPTHGRILLDGRDVTAMGRKELIRMRREHMSMVFQSFALLPHKTVAENAAFGLDVADVSKEEQRERAMKALETVGLGQYGDSYPDELSGGMKQRVGLARALATDASILLMDEAFSALDPLIRTEMQDELVRLQQREAHTIVFISHDLDEAIRIGDRIAIMEGGAIVQIGTPEEIVTSPANEYVRSFFYGVDVSKVFTASEIAEQDGLMVFERPGTNVRAALAQLRDRRRNTAVVVDASGKYRGMVSQHSLARALDSPGETRWEEAFLKGIEAAPEDMELSDVLSLVAASEHPVPVVAKGGRYLGTVSKTVLLQTLDKAG; encoded by the coding sequence ATGCCAGTCAACGGGAACGGCGAGGGAAAAGACAAACTCGTCGTCGAGAACCTCTACAAGATCTTCGGCCCTGATCCCGACGAGGCCATGCGCCTGCTGGAACAGGGGCTGTCCAAGGACGAGATCTTCGAACGCACCCGCACCACCGTCGGCGTCCAGAACGCCAACTTCGCCATCCGCGACGGCGAGGTGTTCGTCGTCATGGGCCTGTCCGGGTCGGGCAAGTCCACCCTGGTGCGGATGCTCAATCGTCTGATCGAACCCACCCACGGCCGCATTCTGCTCGATGGCCGGGATGTGACCGCCATGGGCAGAAAGGAACTCATCCGCATGCGCCGCGAGCACATGAGCATGGTGTTCCAGTCCTTTGCCCTGCTGCCGCACAAGACGGTTGCCGAGAACGCCGCCTTCGGGCTCGACGTGGCCGATGTGTCGAAGGAAGAGCAGCGCGAGCGTGCCATGAAGGCGCTGGAGACGGTCGGCCTGGGCCAGTACGGCGACAGCTATCCGGACGAACTCTCCGGCGGCATGAAGCAGCGCGTGGGGCTTGCCCGCGCCCTGGCCACCGATGCCTCGATCCTGCTCATGGACGAGGCCTTCTCCGCCCTGGATCCGCTGATCCGCACCGAGATGCAGGATGAACTGGTGCGGCTGCAGCAGCGCGAGGCGCATACCATTGTGTTCATCTCCCATGATCTGGACGAGGCCATCCGCATCGGTGACCGCATCGCCATCATGGAAGGCGGCGCCATCGTGCAGATCGGCACCCCGGAGGAGATCGTCACCAGTCCCGCCAATGAGTATGTAAGATCCTTCTTCTACGGCGTGGACGTGAGCAAGGTGTTCACCGCCTCCGAGATCGCCGAGCAGGACGGTCTGATGGTGTTCGAGCGGCCCGGCACCAATGTGCGCGCCGCCCTGGCGCAGCTGCGCGACCGCAGGCGCAACACCGCCGTGGTGGTCGATGCCAGCGGCAAATACCGCGGCATGGTCAGCCAGCACAGCCTGGCCAGGGCCCTGGACAGTCCCGGCGAGACCCGCTGGGAGGAAGCCTTTCTCAAGGGCATCGAGGCCGCGCCCGAGGACATGGAACTCAGCGACGTGCTCAGCCTGGTGGCCGCGAGCGAACACCCGGTGCCGGTGGTGGCGAAGGGCGGGCGCTATCTGGGCACCGTCAGCAAGACGGTACTGCTGCAGACACTGGACAAGGCGGGCTAG
- a CDS encoding DUF1499 domain-containing protein, with amino-acid sequence MKAVLLILAALILLAMITLAVLALHSRSQAPPGRVDGRLPPCPDSPNCVCSEYPADSAHYVEPLRLPGDLSPASVLDRLGEQVRSLGGTVTTVQPDYLVAGFRSRVFGFVDDLQLRPDAQAGVVHVRSASRVGHSDLGVNRQRVEALRQRWRQAGGVGRTVAEK; translated from the coding sequence ATGAAGGCGGTCCTGCTGATTCTCGCCGCGCTGATCCTGCTCGCCATGATCACCCTGGCGGTGCTTGCCCTGCACAGCCGCTCGCAGGCGCCGCCCGGGCGCGTTGACGGCCGGCTGCCGCCCTGTCCCGACAGTCCCAACTGCGTCTGCAGTGAATATCCCGCCGACAGCGCGCATTATGTCGAACCGCTGAGGCTGCCGGGGGATCTGTCGCCGGCCTCGGTGCTGGACCGGCTCGGAGAGCAGGTGCGGTCACTGGGCGGTACGGTAACGACCGTGCAGCCGGACTATCTGGTCGCCGGCTTCCGCTCTCGTGTGTTCGGTTTCGTGGATGACCTGCAGCTGCGGCCGGATGCGCAGGCGGGCGTGGTGCATGTGCGTTCCGCCTCGCGCGTCGGGCACAGTGATCTCGGCGTCAACCGTCAGCGGGTGGAGGCATTGCGCCAGCGCTGGCGGCAGGCAGGCGGGGTCGGCCGAACTGTTGCAGAAAAATAA
- a CDS encoding glycine betaine ABC transporter substrate-binding protein — MRFLKSLQYLLAVTLMLGLAGTAQAEKEIRIGWTAWSDAEFVTKLAARILEDEMGYEVELIQTDIAPQYQGLATGSIDIMLMSWQPGTHADYIEKLGSKMVNLGLLYTHARLGWVVPSYIPEDRVSSIADLKDPGVMDKLDDTITGIDPGAGLTRLSKQAIEDYGLDYELQISSGAGMTAALDRAIRRNEWIVVTGWSPHWMFGKYDLRYLDDPKGTLGSYERVHAVARKGFYQDDIEAAGFFSRMQLPIDDLQAAMYDAQESSYEEAVTRYIENHPERIRYWITGEL; from the coding sequence ATGCGATTCCTGAAATCACTGCAATATCTGCTGGCCGTCACGCTGATGCTGGGCCTGGCCGGCACGGCCCAGGCCGAAAAGGAGATCCGCATCGGCTGGACCGCCTGGTCGGATGCCGAGTTCGTCACCAAGCTTGCCGCGCGCATCCTGGAAGACGAGATGGGCTATGAGGTGGAACTGATCCAGACCGACATCGCCCCCCAGTACCAGGGCCTTGCCACCGGCAGCATCGACATCATGCTGATGTCCTGGCAGCCCGGCACCCACGCCGACTACATCGAAAAGCTGGGCAGCAAGATGGTGAATCTGGGGCTGCTCTACACCCATGCCCGGCTGGGTTGGGTGGTGCCGAGCTATATCCCGGAGGACCGGGTCAGCTCGATCGCCGATCTCAAGGATCCCGGTGTGATGGACAAGCTGGATGACACCATCACCGGTATCGACCCCGGCGCCGGCCTGACCCGCCTGTCCAAGCAGGCCATCGAGGACTACGGCCTGGACTACGAACTGCAGATCTCCAGCGGTGCCGGCATGACCGCCGCGCTCGACCGCGCCATCCGCCGCAACGAATGGATCGTGGTCACCGGCTGGAGTCCGCACTGGATGTTCGGCAAGTACGACCTGCGCTACCTGGACGACCCCAAGGGGACGCTGGGCAGCTACGAGCGGGTGCATGCCGTGGCACGCAAGGGCTTCTATCAGGACGACATCGAGGCGGCCGGCTTCTTCTCCCGCATGCAGCTGCCCATCGACGATCTGCAGGCCGCCATGTACGACGCCCAGGAAAGCTCCTACGAGGAGGCCGTGACCCGCTACATCGAGAACCACCCGGAACGTATCCGGTACTGGATCACGGGCGAGCTCTGA
- a CDS encoding NUDIX hydrolase: MHRQQLLDLLTRYRTDFMEEAAYVRRAVDFVAAHPDCFERSLLPAHVTGSAWVVSPDRERVLLLHHRKHDQWFQPGGHADGDADILRVALRETHEETGLEAHHIRLVSEALFDVDIHVIDNVDYAPRHEHIDVRFLVEIDDRLPVPGNDESHDILWADLIAVTRFNNNRSTWRMLEKTRRMRNALAG, translated from the coding sequence ATGCATCGACAACAGCTGCTCGACCTGCTGACCCGCTACCGCACCGACTTCATGGAGGAGGCGGCCTATGTGCGCCGCGCCGTGGATTTCGTCGCCGCCCATCCGGACTGCTTCGAACGCTCGCTGCTGCCGGCGCACGTGACCGGCTCGGCCTGGGTGGTCAGCCCCGACCGCGAGCGGGTGCTGCTGCTGCATCATCGCAAGCACGATCAGTGGTTCCAGCCCGGCGGCCATGCCGACGGTGACGCCGATATCCTGCGCGTGGCCCTGCGCGAGACCCACGAGGAGACCGGGCTGGAGGCGCACCACATCCGCCTGGTCAGCGAGGCCCTGTTCGATGTGGACATCCATGTCATCGACAATGTCGACTATGCCCCGCGCCATGAGCACATCGATGTCCGCTTCCTGGTGGAGATCGATGACCGCCTGCCGGTGCCGGGCAACGACGAGTCCCACGACATCCTCTGGGCGGATCTCATCGCAGTGACCCGCTTCAACAACAACCGTTCGACCTGGCGCATGCTGGAGAAGACCCGGCGCATGCGCAATGCCCTGGCAGGGTGA
- a CDS encoding BMC domain-containing protein, with translation MIKLRTYVYIDSLQPQLAEYIATASQGFLPVPGEALLWVEVSPGMAVHRLTDMALKATQVRLAQQVVERQYGSMVIHHRDQSDVIESGRVILNHLGARQQDRTRCEVAWQEIIRGMTPDHTVLINRQDRRGSMILPDQSMFILETEPAGYIVYAANQAEKAANITLIDVRAVGAFGRLILSGREADVDEAAAAALAAVENPSWT, from the coding sequence ATGATCAAGCTCAGAACCTATGTCTATATCGACTCGCTGCAGCCGCAGCTGGCCGAGTACATCGCCACGGCCTCCCAGGGTTTTCTGCCGGTGCCCGGGGAGGCCCTGCTGTGGGTGGAGGTTTCGCCGGGCATGGCCGTGCATCGGCTCACCGACATGGCGCTCAAGGCCACCCAGGTGCGCCTGGCCCAGCAGGTGGTCGAACGCCAGTACGGCTCCATGGTGATTCACCACCGCGACCAGAGCGACGTGATCGAGAGCGGCCGGGTGATTCTGAATCATCTGGGCGCGCGCCAGCAGGACCGTACCCGCTGCGAGGTGGCCTGGCAGGAGATCATCCGCGGCATGACGCCGGACCATACGGTGCTGATCAACCGCCAGGACCGGCGCGGCTCCATGATCCTGCCCGACCAGAGCATGTTCATTCTGGAGACCGAGCCGGCGGGGTATATCGTCTATGCGGCCAATCAGGCCGAGAAGGCGGCGAACATCACCCTGATCGATGTGCGCGCCGTGGGCGCCTTCGGCCGCCTGATCCTGTCGGGGCGCGAGGCCGACGTGGACGAGGCCGCGGCGGCCGCACTGGCCGCGGTCGAGAATCCATCCTGGACCTGA
- a CDS encoding ion transporter: MVEVILRDLDPASLRARAGRWIESPRVQHAIVFLIVINAIILGLETSPAVMERVGPALRLADSLILGVFVVEIAIKLFAYRLRFFTIAWNVFDFIVVGIALIPASGPLAVLRALRVLRVLRLISMVPKLRFIVEALLHAVPGIASIAGLMLLLFYVFAVMATGLFGQQFPDWFGSIGASMYTLFQIMTLESWSMGIVRPVMELYPHAWLFFVPFILIATFTMLNLFIGIIVDTMQTMHEAEHSRDRSLIEQRIEAEGGAIEDEIRGLRAEIRELKAALDRGRP; the protein is encoded by the coding sequence ATGGTTGAAGTCATCCTCCGTGACCTGGATCCGGCCTCGCTGCGTGCGCGGGCCGGCCGCTGGATCGAGTCGCCGCGTGTGCAGCACGCGATCGTCTTCCTGATCGTGATCAATGCCATCATCCTGGGCCTGGAGACCTCGCCGGCGGTGATGGAGCGCGTCGGTCCGGCGCTGAGACTGGCCGACAGCCTGATCCTGGGCGTGTTCGTGGTCGAGATCGCGATCAAGCTGTTTGCCTACCGGCTGCGTTTCTTCACCATCGCCTGGAATGTGTTCGACTTCATCGTGGTGGGCATTGCGCTGATTCCCGCCAGCGGGCCGCTGGCCGTCCTGCGCGCCCTGCGCGTGCTGCGTGTGCTGCGCCTGATCTCGATGGTGCCCAAGCTGCGCTTCATCGTGGAGGCGCTGCTGCATGCGGTGCCGGGCATCGCCTCCATCGCCGGGCTGATGCTGCTGCTGTTCTATGTGTTCGCGGTGATGGCCACCGGCCTGTTCGGGCAGCAGTTCCCGGACTGGTTCGGCTCCATCGGCGCTTCCATGTACACCCTGTTCCAGATCATGACCCTGGAGAGCTGGTCCATGGGGATCGTGCGGCCGGTGATGGAGCTCTATCCGCATGCCTGGCTGTTCTTCGTGCCCTTCATCCTGATCGCCACCTTCACCATGCTGAACCTGTTCATCGGCATCATCGTCGATACCATGCAGACCATGCACGAGGCCGAGCACAGCCGCGACCGCAGCCTGATCGAACAGCGTATCGAGGCCGAGGGCGGGGCCATCGAGGACGAGATCCGCGGCCTGCGGGCGGAGATCCGGGAACTGAAGGCGGCCCTCGACCGCGGCCGGCCCTGA
- a CDS encoding ABC transporter permease, with translation MADGNFITNIDIPIGEWVSGAVDWIQVNFTGVLDGISEAIEFVIDNFEEGLLAIPPLLLALLIVALAAWRVSWKFGIFALVSMLLLFGMDIWEETVSTLALVIGSSALALLIGIPIGISMARSDLVEAIVRPVLDFMQTMPPFVYLIPAAIFFGLGKVPGAIATLVFAMPPAVRLTNLGIRQVSPEHIEAGLAFGCTARQLLFKVQLPLAMPSIMAGVNQTIMLALSMVVIASMIGAGGLGNTVLTGIQRLNVGLGFEGGLGVVLLAILLDRITQSFGARRKAA, from the coding sequence ATGGCTGACGGCAATTTCATCACCAATATCGATATCCCCATCGGCGAGTGGGTCAGCGGCGCGGTCGACTGGATCCAGGTCAATTTCACCGGTGTGCTGGACGGCATCTCCGAGGCCATCGAGTTCGTCATCGACAACTTCGAGGAGGGGCTGCTTGCCATCCCGCCGCTGCTGCTGGCGCTGCTGATCGTGGCCCTGGCCGCTTGGCGCGTGAGTTGGAAGTTCGGCATCTTCGCGCTGGTATCCATGCTGCTGCTCTTCGGCATGGATATCTGGGAGGAGACGGTTTCGACCCTGGCGCTGGTCATCGGCTCCAGCGCGCTGGCGCTGCTGATCGGTATTCCCATCGGCATCTCCATGGCGCGCAGTGACCTGGTCGAGGCCATTGTGCGCCCGGTGCTGGACTTCATGCAGACCATGCCGCCCTTCGTCTATCTCATCCCCGCCGCCATCTTCTTCGGCCTGGGTAAGGTGCCCGGCGCGATCGCCACCCTGGTGTTCGCCATGCCGCCGGCGGTGCGCCTGACCAATCTCGGCATCCGCCAGGTCAGCCCCGAGCACATCGAGGCGGGCCTGGCCTTCGGCTGCACCGCGCGCCAGCTGCTGTTCAAGGTGCAGCTGCCGCTGGCCATGCCCTCGATCATGGCCGGGGTGAACCAGACCATCATGCTGGCCCTGTCCATGGTGGTGATCGCCTCCATGATCGGCGCCGGCGGACTGGGCAACACGGTGCTGACCGGCATTCAGCGCCTGAACGTGGGCCTGGGATTCGAGGGCGGCCTCGGTGTGGTGCTGCTGGCCATTCTGCTGGATCGCATCACCCAGAGCTTCGGAGCCAGACGCAAAGCTGCATAA
- a CDS encoding amidohydrolase family protein — MPSHLLLLAVLLIPPLSLAGPLFDAHLHYDAEHLGAMPPEAALARLDGSDVRHALVTGMPPRTVLELHRLAPQRIIPLLGVYRRPGDKRDWHADAGLPEWVERTLETGPWRGIGELHILAPHRHSPVLRRLAELAVAHDLPLLLHADPAVVDTLYETVPGLTLIWAHAGTYPYPRLIADYLARYPRLHVDLSVRDARIAPGGELDDAWYRLLVEHSERFLVGVDTFSLARWQAYDRVVAGIRHWLAQLPPETAERLARGNAERLLGVRGEE; from the coding sequence ATGCCTTCGCACCTGTTGCTGCTCGCTGTGCTGTTGATCCCGCCCCTGTCGCTGGCCGGGCCGCTGTTCGATGCGCATCTGCACTACGATGCGGAACATCTCGGTGCGATGCCGCCGGAAGCGGCGCTTGCGCGCCTGGACGGCAGCGATGTCCGCCACGCCCTGGTGACCGGGATGCCGCCGCGTACCGTCCTGGAACTGCATCGGCTCGCGCCGCAGCGCATCATCCCCCTGCTCGGGGTATACCGCAGGCCCGGGGACAAACGCGACTGGCATGCCGATGCCGGTCTGCCCGAGTGGGTCGAGCGGACGCTCGAGACCGGTCCCTGGCGCGGTATCGGTGAATTGCACATACTGGCGCCCCACCGGCACAGTCCGGTGCTGCGGCGGCTGGCGGAACTGGCGGTCGCGCACGATCTTCCGCTGCTGCTGCACGCCGACCCGGCCGTGGTCGACACCCTCTATGAGACCGTTCCCGGCCTAACCCTGATCTGGGCCCATGCCGGAACCTATCCGTATCCGCGGCTGATTGCCGACTACCTCGCACGTTATCCGCGGCTGCATGTGGACCTGTCGGTGCGCGACGCGCGCATTGCGCCCGGCGGCGAACTGGATGATGCCTGGTACCGGCTGCTGGTCGAGCATTCCGAGCGCTTCCTGGTGGGGGTGGATACCTTCAGCCTTGCCCGCTGGCAGGCGTATGACCGGGTGGTCGCCGGCATCCGACACTGGCTGGCGCAGCTGCCGCCGGAGACGGCCGAACGCCTGGCCCGGGGCAATGCCGAACGGCTGTTGGGGGTGAGGGGCGAGGAGTGA